A part of Desulfobacterales bacterium genomic DNA contains:
- a CDS encoding YtfJ family protein, protein MKRIFFVLAAVFLVFGATAQSEELKADMQASNWSFPDADGKAFTMDSWAGKVLVVNYVDPDESDLNEHFTDALKKAKDDGRLKEETYKGIGIADCAATWKPDFAIRAIAGRKAKKYNTVILFDYDASLRKAWGLAEDTANVVILDKNRVARAVIKARVPDDLVDKLVKLVIELQ, encoded by the coding sequence ATGAAAAGGATATTTTTCGTGTTGGCTGCCGTTTTTTTGGTGTTTGGTGCGACGGCCCAGTCAGAAGAACTCAAAGCGGATATGCAGGCTTCAAACTGGTCGTTTCCGGATGCGGACGGCAAGGCGTTTACCATGGATTCCTGGGCCGGCAAAGTTCTGGTGGTGAACTATGTGGATCCGGACGAATCGGATCTGAACGAACACTTTACCGACGCGCTGAAAAAAGCCAAAGACGACGGCCGGCTGAAAGAGGAAACCTACAAAGGCATCGGTATTGCCGACTGCGCTGCGACCTGGAAGCCGGACTTCGCTATTCGGGCCATTGCCGGCCGCAAGGCCAAAAAGTATAATACCGTCATCCTGTTTGACTACGATGCCAGCCTGCGCAAGGCCTGGGGACTGGCCGAGGATACGGCCAATGTGGTCATTCTGGACAAAAACCGGGTCGCCCGTGCCGTTATCAAAGCGCGGGTTCCGGACGATCTGGTGGATAAACTGGTAAAGCTGGTGATTGAGCTGCAGTAA
- a CDS encoding 2-isopropylmalate synthase, which yields MSDKVIIFDTTLRDGEQSPGASMNTAEKLRLASQMEKLGVDVLEAGFPAASEGDFDAVSSIANKIKGIEIAGLARTSREDIDRAWQAIRNAAKPRIHTFIATSDIHMTYKLKMSRDEVVKKAVESVRYAKSLTENIEFSAEDGSRSDRDFLCKVFEAAIEAGATTVNLPDTVGYAIPQEFESLVKYVMTHTPNIHKAVLSVHCHNDLGLATANTIAAINAGARQAEVTINGIGERAGNTSLEEVVMALHTRPNFLPVTTGIRTDQIYHTSRLVSMITGIIVQPNKAIVGANAFAHEAGIHQDGVLKNPMTYEIMKPETIGLSKNKMILGKHSGRHALREHLKDLGYDLSDEEVQLVFVKFKELADKKKHVVDEDLEVIVAEGILRTADIFRLEYLHVISGTTVLPMASVKLLIKDRSVKGAGYGNGPIDAVYNTIAKLTDTGSELLRFSVSALTGGTDAMGEVTVRLRENGLLALGKGADPDIITASAKAYINGLNRLEYLKAHPVVADESL from the coding sequence ATGAGCGACAAAGTAATTATTTTCGACACGACCCTGCGGGACGGCGAGCAATCCCCCGGCGCCAGCATGAACACCGCTGAAAAACTGCGACTGGCCTCCCAGATGGAAAAACTGGGGGTGGATGTGCTGGAAGCCGGTTTTCCGGCTGCATCCGAAGGTGATTTTGATGCGGTCTCATCCATCGCAAATAAAATAAAAGGAATCGAAATAGCCGGTCTGGCGCGCACTTCCAGAGAAGACATCGACCGGGCCTGGCAAGCGATTCGTAACGCAGCCAAACCACGCATCCATACCTTCATCGCCACCTCGGACATCCACATGACATACAAGTTGAAAATGTCCAGGGATGAGGTGGTCAAAAAGGCGGTGGAGTCCGTCAGGTACGCCAAATCCCTCACAGAAAATATTGAATTTTCAGCCGAGGACGGCTCCCGCAGCGACCGGGACTTTCTGTGCAAGGTATTCGAAGCGGCCATTGAAGCCGGCGCCACAACCGTCAACCTGCCGGATACCGTCGGGTATGCCATTCCCCAGGAATTCGAAAGCCTTGTTAAATATGTCATGACCCATACGCCCAACATCCACAAGGCTGTTTTAAGCGTTCACTGCCATAACGATCTCGGCCTGGCTACGGCCAATACCATCGCGGCCATCAATGCCGGCGCCCGGCAGGCCGAAGTCACCATCAACGGCATCGGCGAAAGGGCCGGCAATACCTCTCTGGAAGAAGTGGTCATGGCCCTTCATACCCGGCCGAATTTTCTTCCGGTTACCACCGGCATCCGGACAGACCAGATTTACCACACCAGCCGGCTGGTGAGCATGATCACCGGCATCATCGTGCAGCCCAACAAGGCGATTGTCGGCGCCAATGCGTTTGCCCATGAAGCCGGAATTCATCAGGACGGCGTCTTGAAAAACCCCATGACCTACGAAATCATGAAGCCGGAAACCATCGGACTCAGCAAGAACAAGATGATCCTCGGCAAACATTCCGGTCGCCACGCCCTGCGCGAACACCTCAAAGACCTGGGATACGATCTTTCCGACGAAGAGGTTCAACTGGTTTTTGTAAAATTCAAGGAACTGGCGGACAAGAAAAAACATGTGGTGGATGAAGATCTGGAAGTTATAGTGGCAGAAGGGATTCTGCGAACCGCCGATATCTTTCGGCTGGAATACCTGCATGTCATCAGCGGAACGACGGTTCTGCCAATGGCCAGCGTGAAACTTTTAATCAAAGATCGCTCCGTCAAAGGCGCCGGGTACGGCAACGGCCCCATTGACGCGGTTTACAACACCATCGCAAAACTGACCGATACGGGCTCAGAATTGTTGAGATTTTCGGTCAGCGCCCTCACCGGCGGTACCGATGCAATGGGAGAAGTCACGGTGCGCCTGAGAGAGAATGGCCTGCTGGCACTCGGCAAAGGCGCAGACCCTGATATCATAACCGCCAGTGCCAAGGCCTACATCAACGGTCTGAACCGGCTCGAATACCTCAAGGCGCATCCGGTGGTTGCGGATGAAAGCCTGTAG